The DNA segment TACCATAATGTAACTAGAACACAGCAAAAGCCAAAAGAAGATTTTAAAAGAAAACCACAGTGGGGGGCACCAGATGATGGAGGCATCCCAGAACAAGATTGGAGTAAATATACACGGGAATTTGAGGAAGGAGATCCAGACTTTTGGAAAGAATATGAAAAAAAATTTTGGGAAGATTACAATGCAAGAGTACGCCCAGATGGAAGGAATGGAGAGTATGAAAAAGCACAAGAACCTAAAAAGCAACCTGATCTTTTTGTAGATGTTGACAAAAGCTTGTGTATAGGATGTTGTAGTTGTGAAACTATTGCACCAGAAGTTTTTGAAATCAATAAAACAAGTAAATCAAACCCCAAATCATCAGTGATTAATCAAAAAGGGGCAGGAATTAACAAAATAATGAATGCTGCAGAAACATGTCCAACAAAAGCAATCAAGGTAGAAAACAAAAATACAAAAGAAAAATTATTCCCATATTAGATTTTTAGCTTGTTGTATAGCTCATTCATTTCAGATTCAGATAAATTTACTTTTGAATTAAACATACTATGAATTGCTCCAGCAGAATCATCATTGCTGCGTGGAACTAAATGTACATGAACATGAGGGATTTCCTGACCAGCATCTTTGCCATTATGTATTGCAACTAATGTAGAACCAGTAATTTTATCCACATTGGATATAATTTTATGAACTAGCGAAAATAAGTCGGCATTTTCTTGAGTGCTCATATCTTGAATTTTTTGATGATGTTTTTTTGGAATAACAAGCACATGTCCAGCTGCAAGAGGAAATGCATCAAGAAAAGATACAGAGTATTCAGTCTCTTTTAAAAATTTAGATTTAATTTCACCAGAAACAATTTTACAAAATATACAATCCATATCAAAGTATCAAACGTTTTAAAATATTAAATCATCGATTAAGGTTCAACAATAGTTGCCCATGCTAAATCTTTTCCAAATTTGATAGTAGCCGCATCACCTGATTTTAGTGTGCAATTTTCAATAATTTTTGGAATAGTGTCTCTAGTCTCCACATAACAAACCCCATCATCATTTGTCAATATGATCACTTCCTCATAGACATCTTCTCGAATTAGATTCCAGAACGGGAAAACTATAGTAGATAAAACAATCCCAGCAGTAAGAAAAGCACCTAGAAAAACAAGACTAGTCTTTTGAGCAGAACTGAGCTCCAATTACCAAGTACCACCATCTCCTGCATTTGGATCCATTTTTTTAGCAGGTACATTCCCATGTGCTTTTTTCATATGTTTTTTTAATCGTTCAGGATCATGCAGTTCTGTTCCACAAACATCACATTTTGTTTTGTTTTCATCGTCCTTCTTACGTTTGAACAAGCCCATAATTTGATAAAATTTCGAAATACATTATAAAACATGCGAAACATCCTTTATAATCTTCAACATTTTTGCAAGGTTCAACTCCACATGGATTCAGGTATCTAACCATGGTAATAATTCCGTACTTAGGACTTCCTGACTAAACTTAGCAAGTAAATAATTACTAATGATGTTAAATATCATAGAGAGAGGTAAAAAATTATGAAACCAAAAATTCTTGCGTTTGCTGGAAGCACTAGGACTGATTCATTTAACAAAAAACTAATCCGGATTGCTGTATCAGGTGCATCAGATGCTGGTGCAGATGTTACAACAATCGATCTACGTGATTTTCAGATGCCACTTTATGATGGAGACTTGGAACAAAATGAGGGTCTTCCTCAAAACGTACAAAAACTAAAGGAATTGATGTTATCACATCAAGGCTTTCTAATTTCTGCACCAGAGTACAATAGCTCCATAACAGGAGTGCTAAAAAACACCATAGACTGGACGTCTCGTCAATCTGAAAATGAAACTCCTTTAGCTTGTTACAAAGGAAAGGTTGCAGGAATAATGAGTGCGTCACCTGGTGGATTAGGAGGACTTAGAGGATTGGTACATGTTCGTGCCATTCTTGAAAATATGGGGGTACTGGTTATCCCAGAACAGATTGCTGTTTCTGCAGCCCATGAAGCTTTTGATGTTGATAATTTACTTAAAGACAAAAAACAAGAAGAAAAAGTAAAAAAAATTGGTGCCAATCTTACAAAAATATTGGCAAAATTATCCAATTAAGATCATAGTTACTTTCTAACACACAAAATTGTTGAACAAATGTGTGTAATGCTATGCAGATAATCATCAGATGGTGAGCCCAAAGGCTTGAACCATTCTTGGAAATAAAATTAGATGCAGTAAGTATAAAGAGAAATTAAGGATTTTCCGGAATTGCTAACCAAAAGGGAGTTTCTCCAACAGACAATCTGTCAATAATTCTTAGACTAGTGATATCAATTACCACAATTTCATTGGTTTGTGTTACTCCAACATACAAATTATTAGAATTCTGATCAGATCTTAATCCATGAGGTCCTTTTCCTACTTGAATTTGTTTAATTAATTCAAGAGAGGCAGCATCAATCACATTTACCTTATCATCACCTATTCCAGAAACAAAAA comes from the Candidatus Nitrosopumilus sediminis genome and includes:
- a CDS encoding NADPH-dependent FMN reductase, yielding MKPKILAFAGSTRTDSFNKKLIRIAVSGASDAGADVTTIDLRDFQMPLYDGDLEQNEGLPQNVQKLKELMLSHQGFLISAPEYNSSITGVLKNTIDWTSRQSENETPLACYKGKVAGIMSASPGGLGGLRGLVHVRAILENMGVLVIPEQIAVSAAHEAFDVDNLLKDKKQEEKVKKIGANLTKILAKLSN
- a CDS encoding DnaJ domain-containing protein; this translates as MQLFLTYNKPLLLVNTYQALRVLNVDSSSSQEEIKTAYRKLALEHHPDKNQGKTEDGEFKKITEAYNHLKKNHNQHSSPYHNVTRTQQKPKEDFKRKPQWGAPDDGGIPEQDWSKYTREFEEGDPDFWKEYEKKFWEDYNARVRPDGRNGEYEKAQEPKKQPDLFVDVDKSLCIGCCSCETIAPEVFEINKTSKSNPKSSVINQKGAGINKIMNAAETCPTKAIKVENKNTKEKLFPY
- a CDS encoding HIT family protein; translated protein: MDCIFCKIVSGEIKSKFLKETEYSVSFLDAFPLAAGHVLVIPKKHHQKIQDMSTQENADLFSLVHKIISNVDKITGSTLVAIHNGKDAGQEIPHVHVHLVPRSNDDSAGAIHSMFNSKVNLSESEMNELYNKLKI